From a region of the Candidatus Omnitrophota bacterium genome:
- the polX gene encoding DNA polymerase/3'-5' exonuclease PolX: MDNAEIARLLAEITDLLEIRGENVFKVRAYQKAARAVENLAESLAELHKRGELKSIDGIGKGMAEKIQEALDTGKIAYHEELLASLPAGLLELLNVSGMGPKKTKLVYETLGIASIDQLQKAAEAGQLQSLPGMGKKTEEKILKGIANLRQSAGRFHLGAAYAVAEDIVNRLRQIDGVQRVEFAGSLRRGKETVGDVDILAAAENSEAAMQEFLATKNRRDILAQGETKLSIVLHSGLQVDLRSVPLLSFGAALQYFTGSKEHNVKLRELAVRQGIKINEYGVFDAKTEERLGGENEEDIYQALGLPIIVPELREGFDEIELAREGKLPPLIEAQDIQSAIHNHTVWSDGRMTLDELVEEAKRRGYRFIAVTDHSGSLGVANGLNPDRLQRQIEEIHRWNETHKGFRILTGSEVDIRADGSLDFPDDLLEQLDVVIAAIHSSFEQPRDKMTQRICSAIENPNIDILAHPTGRMIGQRPPLDIDLERLFSTAAASRTALEINAHYYRLDLNDKHIREAKTHGVKFTLDTDTHSKADFDNLKFGLQTARRGRLEAGDVLNTLPLKAFLKAIAK, from the coding sequence ATGGATAATGCGGAGATCGCCAGGCTATTAGCGGAAATCACCGACCTGTTAGAAATTCGAGGGGAAAACGTCTTCAAGGTGCGCGCCTATCAGAAAGCGGCGCGGGCGGTAGAAAATCTCGCCGAATCGTTGGCCGAATTACACAAGCGAGGCGAATTGAAAAGCATCGACGGCATCGGTAAAGGCATGGCGGAAAAAATCCAGGAAGCCTTGGATACGGGAAAAATCGCCTACCATGAAGAATTGCTCGCCAGCCTTCCCGCTGGTCTGCTTGAACTGCTAAACGTGTCCGGTATGGGACCGAAAAAAACGAAATTGGTTTACGAAACCTTGGGCATTGCTTCCATCGATCAACTGCAAAAAGCGGCGGAAGCGGGACAGCTGCAATCCCTACCTGGCATGGGCAAAAAAACGGAAGAGAAAATTCTTAAAGGCATCGCCAATCTGCGGCAATCCGCCGGGCGCTTCCACCTCGGCGCCGCTTACGCCGTTGCCGAAGATATCGTAAACCGCCTACGCCAGATCGATGGCGTTCAGCGGGTGGAATTCGCAGGCAGCCTGCGCCGGGGCAAGGAGACCGTCGGCGACGTGGATATCCTCGCCGCCGCCGAAAACAGCGAAGCGGCGATGCAAGAATTTCTTGCGACGAAAAACCGCCGCGACATCCTCGCTCAAGGAGAAACGAAATTGAGCATCGTTTTGCATAGCGGCCTGCAGGTCGATTTGCGCTCCGTCCCGCTGCTAAGTTTCGGCGCGGCGCTGCAATACTTCACCGGTTCCAAAGAGCATAACGTCAAACTGCGGGAACTGGCCGTGCGGCAAGGGATAAAAATCAACGAATACGGCGTATTCGACGCCAAAACCGAGGAGCGGCTGGGCGGAGAGAACGAAGAGGATATTTACCAGGCGCTGGGGCTGCCCATCATCGTCCCCGAACTGCGGGAGGGATTCGACGAAATCGAACTGGCGCGGGAAGGAAAACTGCCGCCGCTCATCGAAGCGCAAGACATTCAATCCGCCATCCATAACCATACGGTTTGGAGCGATGGGCGCATGACGCTGGACGAACTGGTTGAGGAAGCGAAGCGCCGGGGCTATCGCTTCATCGCCGTTACCGATCATTCCGGTTCGCTCGGCGTAGCCAATGGACTCAATCCCGACCGGCTCCAGCGGCAGATCGAGGAAATCCATCGCTGGAACGAAACGCATAAGGGTTTCCGCATCCTGACTGGTTCGGAAGTCGATATCCGCGCCGACGGATCGCTCGATTTTCCCGATGATCTATTAGAGCAATTGGATGTCGTCATCGCGGCGATCCATTCATCCTTCGAACAGCCACGCGACAAAATGACTCAACGCATCTGCAGCGCGATAGAGAATCCCAATATAGACATCCTCGCCCATCCGACTGGACGCATGATCGGCCAACGGCCGCCGTTGGATATCGATCTGGAACGGCTTTTTTCCACCGCCGCCGCATCGAGAACGGCGCTGGAAATCAACGCCCATTACTACCGTCTCGACCTCAACGATAAGCATATCCGCGAAGCCAAAACTCATGGCGTAAAATTTACGCTGGATACCGATACGCATTCCAAAGCGGATTTCGACAATTTGAAATTCGGCCTGCAAACGGCGCGACGTGGACGGCTGGAAGCGGGAGACGTGTTGAATACGCTGCCGCTGAAAGCGTTTCTTAAAGCCATTGCAAAATAA